CTGAAGCATTTAAATCCTGCACAATTGTATCACTTTATTCCAACACAATTCAAAAGTATTAGTGTCAATTAGTCAATTTTACAATAGAGGCCTTAAAACAGATGCTTTTATCATTCCCTTCCAATGTGGCTGCCTGTAACAATTCGTAACCTTTCAAAACAAGATGTCTAATTTCACTGCTGTGATACAAATATACAGCAAATAAGTAATCGGGAAtcagtttttcagtgttttaacaaCCCAATCACAGCATAGAAATTAGaccttttcttttgaaaaatgttaGACAACCATCTTGGTagagaacaataaaaacattctaCTTATGGCCTCTAATAtcaagattaaattaaacagtagCGTTTTACACTATGGAAAttatttgaaatgcaaaaatattaattacCATTGCCATTTcagcaattatttattttactgtctaatatttttctattaattcTCTTAATGGTTAACATTGACCATTGTTACCCccaattaataataaaaatgaacagtCGCATGTCAAAACCTTTATTCAAGAGCCACGGGATGAACAGCAATGCAGTGAGGGTAACAAATTTCAGCGCTGACCTTAGTGTGGCATCTTGGTCCAAAACTCAAAATTCTTTACTGAATTAAACTAAACATCAGTTCTTTAGTGAGTAAAATGTCCTATAAATACAGCTATTAAATGTGCAACAAGTGTACAGAAACGTATATATGCATTTTCAGGCAACTGcgtttaaaacatttaagtgaaATCTTCaataattaacaattaaaaattTCAAAACTGTTCAAACATCCGGCCATGAGCTCACCTTACTGGAGCAGTTTTGTCTCTAAGCTTTGGGTTTTTCTTGACAGTTGAGTCACATCCAACTCAATAACAACCTTTTGAATCACCTCAAAAGTGCAGCGGAACTGTGATGGATACTTCATGTTCAAGCAGTAAAAAAGTCCAAACAGCGTTGATGCTGCCAGGGCCACATTATCCAGATCTTGAACAtctttaaccctaaccctaacattgAAGTCATTGTCTGGTGTCTCATTGGTGACGTAGATTCCCACTGCCATTTTCTCGATGGCACTCTGTGCAGCAGCTTCAGTCAAATCCTGGTAAAAGATACGCAGTAATTTTAATGCTATGGTTTATTTAAACCCATTTAAGCAGCATAACAGACAACTGCAGACAAAGAATGTTCTGCCATGCTGCCATTCATGGTCAATTTctaagaggaaaaacaaatacaaacaatattACTTCCAGATAGAATGAAGAGGAGCCTTCAAGCTTTACATTAGTTTTGTTTGAAAGACATTGGCCGAAGCAGAAGCCAGGTTATGTCACTCAGAATattgactggaaaaaaaataaataaaaaaaaaatcaggctgCTTCTTGAGTCACCAGCAGGCAGCCTCTTTCAGCTTGTTCATCATATGTCTGCTTCTTTTGGGCCTATATCTGCTCCTTATCTAAAAAATTCATGTAAAGTTTGAATTCaggatgttgtttttatgttcctGAATGGTTTTTACCATCaacctgaggcctgtatcaggAAGCAGGATCACAGACTTAtggaggtaacttcagggttaactctgggtttctggtttcattcttctggagctacgttaccatggtaacttactctgaacagttaacctgcttcaggtcagggtaactttcaggatttatctgaatccgataaaaggctccgcccaccggccaatcagctgttcaggaaagaatcaCGTGTCCTTTCATTGAGACCTGATTGAGATCGGAGCCCAAATCATTAGAAGAGCGTTACGGCATGAACGCAccttccaggagataatcacacaaagaagaggatgttttagctcaaacacagctcagaatcaggatcatttcattcaggacaacaacctgatgtattgatgtgatgtcacagctttaTTGTCGCCCCGGTAACATGATAGAAtgatgttttatctttttactccagaggggtcacatctgattcatctctgcagctcagtgGTTGGGATTCATGGCTTCATTAAATCTAAACTAACTGAACCactgatgtgtaatttacacatttatttaatctgcagtCCTTTGCCTTATGGCATCTCTTCgatgtgtttgacttttctccttcatatctgaggagaatcagtctttgtgGATCAGCCTCATAGTTGTGATGgttctgctgccttggaacccgtCCTCATACGATTCACAACCAGACAAACCTGGGTTCAGTTAGTGAGTTGATAACCAGCATCGTGATTCTGCTGATCCAGATCGTCATTGTTGTGGTTAGGTTCAGCTGGATGAGTTGGAGGAACCCTGGGGAAGTTGAGCTACTTCCTGATACAGGCCTTTGGGCTTGTTATACTCCAGGGCTATAACTGAATTTGTTTTGAAAAGGCCACAATCTATTCACATAGCCCTCACCATGTACTCCTGCATCTGCAGACATCTGAGTTCTCATTCAGATAGATGCAGAGCCCTTTAATGAGGGATTACTTTGCAGCATTCATGTCATCCTTAGgaattataaaaaagaaaagaaataaaatttcaGTTGCACAGAACAAAGtgatcaaagacaaaaacagccaaCATGTAACACCAAGATCTGCAAAACATAATGCATTGCATATTACTCTTTTACTAATGCAATGCACTGTGCTTCTGAAAAATGTCCACTAAAACACCTTCAGCATGAGATTTTGAGGGACAACCAGTTAAACCAGCTAAAGTTCTACCAAAAAATCATTGATTGCTCTGCTTGTTACAAGGGAAAATTCTAATTTTAACAAAGCTGCTGCCAAATTGTGCTTGATTACATCTGGAAGATCACTTAGATTTAAAGCACCTGAACTGCTACCTGGTTGAGCATCCTCACTAATGTCATCATCAGACGTATTTGAAGCAGATACTTGGGAAGCAAAGGGTGAAATATTTGGCGAATAAGACCTATGTTTCCTGCTCTTGTGGGATTTAAAAGGCCCTGAAACGAAATTTACAATCCAAAACATACAAGTTATAgcctcatttgtttttcaagtgtGCATTAATGTGAGTCCAGTAATCCCTCTCAGACACAAGATCcatacaaagacacaaatggCAACTAAATGTATATTTCTCTGACAGTTGAATAACAAGGAGAAGGTATCCACCAGTTCACTTACTGATTGCAAAAAGTTAGATAATTGAGAGATATGCATACAGTACAAAGAGTTGgtgtatttaatatatatattgtccaatattctatattatattataatattgtgtCCAATCTGTTCCCATACATGACAGGCGCTAAttatcagaaacacaaaatggtCCACTCAAGTACACCACACCAACTAAACTGAACGCTTCAGACGCTTTGTGCCtactgccatcagactgtacaacagcacacagctcgGACCTCGCTGAGCCCATATGTAGAATActtacactgtcactttatccacaactgctgtACTGTACTTTCTGTtgcctgtttaatgttgttgtcctatgtaatttctttaattctttaatttctttcaggtcACCGTTGTGCTGCtctaacatttgaatttccccaatggggatcaatgaCGTactttcttatcttatcttaattgCATTAATCACCTTTCTTACAATATATGCAGGTAAAGGGGATTCTAATTAATACAGTAACTATAAGGGCAAATACATCCTGTTCTTACCACAAAACTCTGAGCCATTTTCCTTCAGCTGACTCCAGGTGACATGAacttgtgtttgtcagtctgcAACGAAACAGAAAAAAGGCACAGCAAAATTTTACTTCAGAAGATACATAGATACACATACATATTGACAATGAACACTCACTGGCAACTTTATTTAGACAGACTTATAAACTAGCATAAactaaaacatcaaataattaaTGCCACTACTGACTTCTGTGATGAGAacagaaaatctattttcatTACTGAAACCTAATGAAGAATAACCATGGTTCATCATGGGCCGACGAAATATGACTTTCTATTATTTACGTTAAGAGGGAATAAAGAATAGCCAACTAACTAGCTAACAAGAATGGTTCccgctgaaaaacaaaacaaaaaaaacaaaacaaatgaaacatggtGATAAAATGGAGCAAGCTCACGGCACTTATTTAACGTTACATGGTAACTCTCAATATATTCTACCTAACCGTCGCTAATCACAACACTACCGCTGTCCATTGGTGCTGACGCAGCGCATAGTTGACTGATCATGTCTGCGGAAAGGTGTAAGCGATCCAAAGTGTGGGCCCACTTTGTCAAAGTTAATAAAGATTTGTCACGATGCAACATTTGTCTGAGACAAGTTTCATCCAAGGGAAGTAACACCGGCAACACCATGAAGCACTTGCAGCGCACTCATAATATAAAACTGGAGGAGTCGCTGTCTTTGCTTAGACGCAGCAAAAGTTCGCCTGCAAAACGCTACAGCTCCGACATTGTCAAGTCACGGTAAGAGTATTATTTGTCAAGTTTGTAGTCATTAACTCAGGAGGGTACAGCATTAATTTTAGCACCGCAGATGCTGGTAGGCTGCATGTTACATTAATAGAAGCAGCAGCCACCACCGCAGGTCAAGGATGCAGGGTGCAGACAACCCCACTCACAATTGCAAGACGTCACATGAAGATGACGGCAGAGAAAACGGAGGAATCCCATAAGGCTGTTGGGAAGTTTATTGTGAAGGATGGGACCGTAGCGAAGGACTGGAGAGTCCTTCGCTACGGTCCAATCCAAGTGGTTTAGGTAAATAAGCAGTCAACTTGAAGTCAGCATAGCTGTTCTGTTAATCAGATGTTAGGGTTAGTTAGGGCTAATTTTGTACTGCTTTCTCTATGATCATTGTTAGGGAGACGACCAGAGCCCTTAACCCAGGTTACACTACAGAAAGCTTGGATGCTTTGTACACACTCTCAACCTCAGTGCACAAAAAGTCTACACCATCCAAACTGTCTCAAAGTGGGCTGCAAGGATCCGGTACTGTCTTGTGTGGATCAAGAGATCTTCCATTGTGAAGAACCTGGTTGAGGAGAAACAGAGTCTTCTGGGTAAGAAAATAAGCCTCATTGTTTCAATATCATCACTCAGACAGGAGCCACAGCAGAACTACATATCTGAACTGATTTCAATGGGTCTTTCCATATGTTTCAGGCCTGACTGTCCATACTGTTGTCCTGGATGTGAGGACCTGCTGGAACTCACTGTATCTCATGGTTGAAAGGTTTATTGAGATGTACGCAGCCATACAAGCTGCCATCTTGGACCCACAAGCCCAAAAACTGATTAAGACAGAGAGTTAATCTAGTATGCTGTTTGATTGGAATTCACAATGACATTGGACtagtattttaaattatttaagtattttaataaataactcTAGTATTTGATGTAGATTAAGTAACTATAATTAAGTAACTATTGAGTGATTTAAAAAGTGAGTTCATATCAGAATGATAAACATTCATGTCATCATAAAGCAAGTGCAACTGCATGATGGTagataaatacatatttaaatattttcatctcAGACTTGAAAGGTTCACAGACGACGACTACAAAAAAGCCAAGGAGTTTACCAGGGTGATGAGAATAATGTACATCTCCACCCTGGTTGTATCAAGTGACAAACAGGCCACTTGCAGCCAGATTCTCCCCGTAATAAAAAAGCTTGAGAGCCACTTCTGAATTGCACAGAATGACTCTGTTTGTGGCCACCATCAAGGAGAAAGTGTGCGGTGACTTGTCCAGACTTGTTTCAGgtgcaaaaccaaaaaaaaaaaaaaaaaaaaattacattatcATCCCAATTCATACATAGCTGACTGTTCACCATAGAGACAAAATATACATCCATATTCATACTCTATATGCATGACACTTCCAGTTCTCTTATACAAAATCTGCATACCTTGCATTGCACTTTTTTGCTGCTCCTTTGCaacatcattttgtttctctatTACTTTTACTCTCGCAAAGACAATACTTAAATTATGTGAaactattgtttgttttatttgtgaatagGATGATGATCTGATGCTGTTCTTGGAAGAGTCAGCCACCATGGACCCTAGGTTCAAGGAGAAAATCAACAAAGAAGTCTTTGGCTGATGGAGGCAGCAGTCAGAGAAGTAAGTTAAAAGTCATTACAATTTTACTTTGAGAGTATATGCgatgtacatgtacatgcatgtacataatacatttattaaggCAATCTAATCTCCCTCCCTCAGCTGTCAGAGGATGAGGATGTGACAATGAATGAAGCTGACTTCCAGGGGCAtgaagaagaggatgatgacaaagaggaggaggatgtaaGTTTGACATGTTTGTGTGATCCTGTGCTGTGTTGCAGCAAAAAGCAATGAActtaacttaaaaatatatggtattgttttatatttcagcaTTCAAAACCAGTATCTACAGTGGGAGAACTCCTCGCAGAGGAAGATAGACAACTGCAAAGGCAGCTCATTCAGCAGCAGAGTGCACCAACTTTTCAATAAAGACCCCCCCAGCTACAGTGTCAGCTTCTAAACTCTCTCTCAGGAGAAGCAAAGATGGTGATTTATGTTAGcaggaaaccagagagggacaAGAGGCCAGGCCAGTCTGGACCAGACTGAGGTTTGTATAcagattttataaatatattggaGATTTAGACACTTTTTTAGAAACACAGGTTTTTCATGGATAATTCTTTAAAGAACAGATGTACAAGAATTAGCACTTTATTGAAAATGCTTGTAAATATGtaaagaatgttttaaaaaaaaatctaaaatctccatctctcccctccccctctccttctgcctctctcctccactctctctcctctctctctctccccccccccccccccatccatcTCTGCCTTCAGAGCAGCAGGGGGAGGAGTCAGCTGGGTGAGGATGCTGTCAGGTTGCCGTGGTTTCAGCCTCTCGTTTCTTGTGGCGACCATCGTCggggatgagtgtgtgtgcggttgaagggtgtgtgtgtgagtgtgtgtctgcgtgtgtgtgaactgtgatTATTTCAGTTGTGAGGATTTTtgatgaggaaggaaggaaagagggaagcaGGTGCTGAAGGGAAGATGTCGACTAATGTCGCTGCAGACTAAAATCAGACGGCCATCGTTTCCTCTCAGAACGACAGGAAGCTCCATCACTCCATATTTTCTCTGCACAGGAAAgactgagggaggaaggagggatggagggagtcTGAGCCTTCTCTGATCATTGGGTAAGctcctcttttttccttcattcaGCTGTTCCTGTATTTCACaccattgtttctttttctcatggTTCAGTCTGAGCTTTTCTTTCGCCGCTGGTGGAAAACGTCGACGTGTTCGTCATCGAGCGGCTGGTGTCCTCGCTAACAGTGTCAATAAAGTCTGTTCAAAGCACATCCGGCTCCTTCACACCCTGTTTACGTGTCAAACCATGAAGTCGGGAACAGCAGCATTTCACGTCAACATGGTTGCCATCTTGGATCACAGTAAAGTTTCACAGTAAAGTTTCTTTACCAGAAAAGATTGAAAGTGAAGGTGAACACACCTGAACTGAGAAGATGAGAAGTGATTTTGTGTCACACGTTTTCAAATAAGATTCAACTTTATCAACCAAAAACATACCAGAGACAAATGTTCAGTTTCTATATCTGCATGTGTTTCACAGAGTCTGTGATGTTCATGTggttcagacaaaaaaaaggaagctcTTCTTTAACTGCTGACAGGTTTCAGAGGATTAAACATCCAATGAGGAGCTGGTTTCTATAAAATGATGAAGTACATCGTCTTACCCTGAGGAGTCACGATCATGGTTAACACTTTCATAGGACGACGTCACGTGGAGAGAGATGTGTCTAATTCGTTAATTAGTAAATCTATTTCTAGCACATTGAACTGTAGAGGTCAACGGAGGAAATGTCAGGTAATAGAGGCATATAGATGCATAACAGAAACCATGCCTCTGTTATGAACACTGACATAAATACTGCAGATCCTCCTGATGGTTTGttggagctgcagaggaaaataGATGAACTAACCGTCAGGTCACCTCTGATCAAGGTCTTCACAGTGTCACTGTCCGCCTGGTTTCACAGAGGCTGCTGAGCCTGAGGGACGTCCACAGGTCTGCACATATAGACACTAATGTGAGGGAGGCCTttgtatctaatctaatctgtgCATTACGTCCTCCTCTCCTTGTGTCTTCTTTCTCACCGATGAACAGGAAGCATTACATCATGCTTCTGTGGgaaatgctgctgttgctaGGTTACCACTGGCTGACTCCCTGTTCCATTTTTAGAAGGaagctgagagacagagagttgGGGGAGGGAAATGATAGAGAGAACAGAGTGAGATGAATTCAGCATAGAATTTATTAAATAGTTGGTCAAACTTAACAGACAAACTTTTATCTTCATATTCCAATTAACACTGAAAGTAAGCACTGATGGGCatccacatgttttattttttattcagtatcGTATTTCTGACTGCTGCCACGTTAATTCAATCAAACTCATGATTCCTGACAAAAGAAGCAGTGAATCAGACAGGAAGTATTAATGGCTAATATGATGAAATGACTATGATCTACTGGCTTCCACCAAGAATCAGATTAAGCATCAACTCTGATGAGATTTAAAGCCTGTATCAGGTTCAGAGCCGTGACCTCTGTGTTTCTGATCCTCCTCTCAGGCCTTTAGAGAGTCATGGCCTCACAAGAGGAAGCTTCTTCCTTCGGGAGGTTTTTCCAGTACGTGGAGGACAGCGGACTTCAGACCTACGATGGTCTGGTGATCCAAAATGCCTCCGATATCGCCAGAGAGAGTGACCGCATACGCAACCAGACCAATTGGACCTATTTACAGGAAAAACACCAGAAGAAGAGACGGCAGGACGAGGCCATCAAGAGGTAGAAAAcataacatataaaataaattacaggcTTTAAAAGGTTGTTTTAGCTTCTGTTACTTCCTGTTGGGTGTATTACCTTAAATGATCATGGATGGAGTAGTCACTTCTTTTAGAAAACAATGATGAAGTCATCACTCGGTTTTTgagcttttcagtttttttaatgtctggaAAAGTCAGCTAATATAAGAAATAAagtcctttaaatgttttgatcttttgtgttaattaaagatgttttagtcaagttttaactgtaaaaaGTGTTGCCTGATTGGTTGAAGTGACGAGCGTAACTTTTTATTGGCCAGGATTGGTGAAGatgttgccatagcaacagaTGGGGCATAtgctgggaaacatttcagGATGGGTTTCATGACAATGCCAGCGCCACAGGACCGACTCCCTCCCCCCAGCCAAGGCTTCACCGTCCGATCCCAGTCCCTCCACTCGGTgggcggaggagaggaggactccaaccacaaccgcAAGCAACCTCCACCAAAACCCAAGAGGGACCCCAACACCaaactgagcagcagctctgaaacAGTGGATGGAGTTCCCGGTGTCACCAAGAGGGACTATCAAGAGACCAAAGAGACACTGGAACAGGCTGAAGGTGAGAGACTATCTTTTCCATGGCATCTCCACTTGTATATAAAGAAGTCATTTGAGGATATGGGGTTTCCTGGTTTCCTGGCTTTAAATAAAAGGGAGAACATGATGGAAAAATTGTTTCTTGGTCTGATTattgtctgtgaatgttctcagtaATCCAGAAAACAAAGCTCGTATTAGGAAATAGACGGAAAGTCATGTGTCTGTCAACTGTCACTCATTTACTATGTGTCTGTCTACAGCTCTATACCATCTCCACTCTGAGGACAGCAAAAAGATGCCTCCACCCAAACCCAAGAGGAACCCAAACACTCAGCTCAGCACCTCCTTTGACGAGTCCTACATCCGTAACCATGGCAGCAAGAAGTCTTCCTCACACTGGGACAAATCTTCATCCCAAAATCAAAGTCCAGCTTCCAGAGACACAGACGATGAGGAGCCAGTTTACATCGAGATGGTGGGGAACATCTTGCGAGAGCTGAAAGGTCAAGAGGCCGAGGAGGATGAGCAGAGTGAGTCGGTGTATGAGGAGATGAAGTATCCAATGTTGGAGGACTTCCTGCCGGACACACACTCCACCATCATCCACCCTGATGCCTGGTCATCCCGGAGCTCTCTCTGCGACATCCCTCCCCCTTTCCCCAATCTCCTGACTCACCGCCCACCCCTGCTTGTATTCCCACCCGCCCCTGCTCAGTGCTCCCCCAACTCTGATGAGTCCCCCCTCACTCCTTTAGATGTCACCCGGCTGCCCGTGTTAGAAAACGTCTCCATTAAGTCGGGTGGGGCTGAACACCCACAAAGCTCCGCCCACCACCGCAAAGAACGAACTCGGGATGGGGATCGAGACAGAGACCTAACCTCCACCCACACCATCACGTCTTCTGGTCGCTCATCTGCTCCACCTCttccctccaaccactacaaGTCCTCTAGCTCCACCCACGGTGGCCATGGTTACccccgcagccaatcagcaTGTCCATCTCCGGTCAGCATGGGTCGCTCCCTGACTCCTCTAAGTCTGAAGAGACCACCGCCTTACGACACTTTGATGGCAGGAGGAAGTATGCCGcgctcctcatcctcatcatcttcatcgTCCCACAGGGTGGGGGAGAGTGGGGCTAAACTTAGTAACTCTTCCTCCACCCACGGCTCCATGC
This sequence is a window from Mugil cephalus isolate CIBA_MC_2020 chromosome 9, CIBA_Mcephalus_1.1, whole genome shotgun sequence. Protein-coding genes within it:
- the nyap2a gene encoding neuronal tyrosine-phosphorylated phosphoinositide-3-kinase adapter 2, with the protein product MASQEEASSFGRFFQYVEDSGLQTYDGLVIQNASDIARESDRIRNQTNWTYLQEKHQKKRRQDEAIKRIGEDVAIATDGAYAGKHFRMGFMTMPAPQDRLPPPSQGFTVRSQSLHSVGGGEEDSNHNRKQPPPKPKRDPNTKLSSSSETVDGVPGVTKRDYQETKETLEQAEALYHLHSEDSKKMPPPKPKRNPNTQLSTSFDESYIRNHGSKKSSSHWDKSSSQNQSPASRDTDDEEPVYIEMVGNILRELKGQEAEEDEQSESVYEEMKYPMLEDFLPDTHSTIIHPDAWSSRSSLCDIPPPFPNLLTHRPPLLVFPPAPAQCSPNSDESPLTPLDVTRLPVLENVSIKSGGAEHPQSSAHHRKERTRDGDRDRDLTSTHTITSSGRSSAPPLPSNHYKSSSSTHGGHGYPRSQSACPSPVSMGRSLTPLSLKRPPPYDTLMAGGSMPRSSSSSSSSSHRVGESGAKLSNSSSTHGSMQNVSMRSQTPTSPLDELNNLFTSGRQKRGSGRKKSREAEVDSRSLPRHNSRERDEQSSPVSSRMGRSSVSPTMMLSGGGGGGGGGGGESKSVCKLGRSASTSGVPSPQRHLHDPHHPALSQMPWLCSDVTMMETIEKKRVLCREIKSRQRPEKNLCKQETFPILPSWKRKQPPPYSAPPTTAVFFDTEI